The following proteins are co-located in the Cupriavidus pauculus genome:
- a CDS encoding exodeoxyribonuclease VII small subunit: MPRTTTAPVQPDDTPSASVPPASYEAAMAELETLVASMESGELPLEASLAAYRRGAELVRFCQQSLERVAQQVKVLEGDALKPLAGESRPDNNNGADFE; encoded by the coding sequence ATGCCAAGAACGACGACCGCCCCGGTCCAGCCCGACGATACGCCGTCCGCCAGCGTGCCGCCGGCTTCCTACGAGGCCGCGATGGCCGAGCTGGAAACGCTGGTGGCGAGCATGGAAAGCGGCGAGCTGCCGCTGGAGGCGTCGCTGGCCGCTTACCGCCGGGGCGCCGAACTCGTCCGCTTCTGCCAGCAGAGCCTGGAGCGCGTGGCCCAGCAGGTCAAGGTACTGGAAGGCGACGCCCTGAAGCCGCTGGCCGGCGAATCCCGTCCCGACAACAATAACGGCGCAGACTTCGAATGA
- a CDS encoding aromatic ring-hydroxylating oxygenase subunit alpha, with the protein MSNLSTALKLAPADSQLPVDVYFDEALHQQELELLFRKGPGYVGHALMVPETGDFQTLAAEDEGRMLVRNPDGIELLSNVCRHRQAIMMNGRGNAKNIVCPLHRWTYDLQGELLGAPHFAEQPCVRLNRSPLQNWNGMLFEGQRDVRADLARMGVAEDLNFDGYMLDHVEVHECNYNWKTFIEVYLEDYHVVPFHPGLGSFVSCDDLKWEFGEQYSVQTVGLHKGLQRPGSQTYQKWHDEVLRFNNGKLPKHGAIWLTYYPNIMVEWYPNVLCISTLHPLGPRKTRNVVEFYYPEEIVLFEREFVEAERAAYMETCIEDDEIAERMDAGRLALMKRGISETGPYQSPMEDGMQHFHEWYRRAMDYNKR; encoded by the coding sequence ATGTCCAATCTCAGCACCGCGCTCAAGCTCGCGCCGGCTGATTCGCAGTTGCCCGTCGACGTCTATTTCGATGAGGCGCTGCATCAACAAGAACTCGAACTGCTGTTCCGCAAGGGCCCGGGCTACGTCGGCCACGCGCTGATGGTGCCGGAGACCGGCGACTTCCAGACGCTGGCCGCCGAGGACGAGGGCCGCATGCTGGTGCGCAACCCGGACGGCATCGAACTGCTCTCCAACGTCTGCCGCCACCGCCAGGCCATCATGATGAACGGCCGCGGCAACGCCAAGAACATCGTCTGCCCGCTGCACCGCTGGACCTACGACCTGCAGGGCGAACTGCTGGGCGCGCCGCATTTTGCCGAGCAGCCCTGCGTGCGCCTGAACCGGTCGCCGCTGCAGAACTGGAACGGCATGCTGTTCGAGGGCCAGCGCGACGTCCGCGCCGACCTGGCGCGCATGGGCGTGGCCGAGGACCTGAATTTCGACGGGTACATGCTCGACCACGTGGAAGTCCACGAGTGCAACTACAACTGGAAGACCTTCATCGAGGTCTATCTGGAGGACTACCACGTCGTGCCGTTCCACCCGGGGCTGGGCAGCTTCGTGTCGTGCGACGACCTGAAGTGGGAGTTCGGCGAGCAGTACAGCGTGCAGACCGTGGGCCTGCACAAGGGCCTGCAGCGCCCGGGCAGCCAGACGTACCAGAAGTGGCACGACGAAGTGTTGCGCTTCAACAACGGCAAGCTGCCCAAGCACGGCGCGATCTGGCTGACTTACTACCCCAACATCATGGTGGAGTGGTACCCGAACGTGCTCTGCATCTCCACGCTGCACCCGCTGGGCCCGCGCAAGACGCGCAACGTCGTGGAGTTCTACTACCCCGAGGAAATCGTGCTGTTCGAGCGCGAGTTCGTCGAGGCCGAGCGCGCCGCCTATATGGAGACGTGCATCGAGGACGACGAGATCGCCGAGCGCATGGACGCCGGCCGCCTGGCGCTGATGAAGCGCGGCATCAGCGAGACCGGCCCGTACCAGTCGCCGATGGAAGACGGCATGCAGCACTTCCACGAGTGGTACCGGCGCGCGATGGACTACAACAAGCGCTGA
- a CDS encoding DMT family transporter — MQSLWMLFAAFAFSLMGVGVKLASEQYTTGEIVFYRSLIGVTIMWVLLRSQGVSVRTPHMVTHIKRSLFGVTALLLWFTSITLLPLATAMTLNYMSPVWIALILGAGAALAGTAGAADKKLIGAILLSFAGVICLLQPSVGKDQLAGGMIGLVSGVFTALAYVEVRQLGQLGEPEGRIVFYFSGVGLVCGLVWMLFTGLSTHTWHGVGLLLAIGILATLGQTSMTRAYKRGNTLLTANLQYAGIVFSSLWGILVWNDQLNWVSWLGMALIVASGIATTLTRARDTDKHPTPATPVKSPEAEVHPEV, encoded by the coding sequence ATGCAATCGCTCTGGATGTTGTTCGCCGCCTTCGCCTTTTCGTTGATGGGGGTGGGGGTCAAGCTGGCGTCCGAGCAATACACCACTGGCGAGATCGTGTTCTACCGCAGCCTGATTGGCGTGACGATCATGTGGGTGCTGCTGCGCTCGCAGGGTGTGTCGGTGCGCACGCCGCACATGGTCACGCACATCAAGCGCAGCCTCTTCGGGGTGACCGCCCTGCTGCTCTGGTTCACGTCGATCACGCTGCTGCCGCTGGCCACGGCGATGACGCTGAACTACATGTCGCCGGTCTGGATCGCGCTGATCCTGGGCGCCGGCGCCGCGCTGGCCGGTACCGCCGGGGCGGCCGACAAGAAGCTGATCGGCGCCATCCTGCTGTCGTTTGCCGGGGTCATCTGCCTGCTGCAGCCGTCGGTGGGCAAGGACCAACTGGCCGGCGGCATGATCGGGCTGGTCTCGGGCGTGTTCACGGCGCTGGCCTATGTCGAAGTCCGGCAACTGGGGCAGCTTGGCGAGCCCGAAGGCCGCATCGTGTTCTATTTCTCGGGGGTCGGGCTGGTCTGCGGGCTGGTCTGGATGCTGTTCACGGGCCTGAGCACCCATACCTGGCACGGCGTGGGCCTGCTGCTGGCCATCGGCATCCTGGCCACGCTGGGCCAGACGTCGATGACGCGCGCCTACAAGCGCGGCAATACGCTGCTGACCGCCAACCTGCAGTACGCGGGCATCGTGTTCTCCAGCCTGTGGGGCATCCTGGTCTGGAACGACCAGTTGAACTGGGTGTCCTGGCTTGGCATGGCGCTGATCGTGGCCAGCGGCATCGCCACCACGCTCACGCGCGCCCGCGACACCGACAAGCATCCCACCCCGGCCACGCCGGTCAAGTCGCCCGAGGCGGAAGTGCATCCCGAGGTGTGA
- a CDS encoding dienelactone hydrolase family protein, producing MLKPEVESLVPGQTFDRRSFVKTALGSAFAAAALPVTAQTIKTDFQGLTAGEVTVPSGGFSMPVYRAQPEGKKNLPVVLVISEIFGVHEHIADVCRRFAKLGYLAIAPELFARQGDPTSYGTIQELQANIIQKVPDAQVMGDLDACVTWAAANGGDVNRLGITGFCWGGRITWLYSAHSRRVKAGVAWYGQLVGQPNALKPKNPVDIVGDLHAPVLGLYGGKDTGITQEHVAQMKAALAESSNPNAKASTFVVYPDAGHAFHADYRPSYVEAAAKDGWQRCLAWFRQHHVA from the coding sequence ATGCTGAAGCCCGAAGTCGAAAGCCTCGTTCCCGGTCAGACGTTCGACCGCCGCAGTTTCGTCAAGACCGCGCTGGGCTCGGCCTTCGCGGCCGCCGCGCTGCCGGTGACCGCCCAGACCATCAAGACCGACTTCCAGGGGCTGACCGCCGGCGAGGTCACCGTGCCGTCGGGCGGCTTCAGCATGCCCGTGTACCGCGCCCAGCCCGAGGGCAAGAAAAACCTGCCCGTGGTGCTGGTCATCAGCGAGATCTTTGGCGTCCACGAACATATTGCCGATGTCTGCCGCCGCTTTGCCAAGCTCGGCTACCTGGCCATCGCGCCGGAGCTGTTCGCGCGGCAGGGCGATCCGACCAGCTACGGGACGATCCAGGAACTGCAGGCCAACATCATCCAGAAGGTGCCGGACGCCCAGGTCATGGGCGACCTGGACGCCTGCGTGACCTGGGCGGCGGCCAACGGCGGCGACGTGAACCGGCTGGGCATCACCGGGTTCTGCTGGGGCGGGCGCATCACGTGGCTGTACTCGGCCCACAGCCGGCGCGTGAAGGCCGGCGTGGCGTGGTACGGCCAGCTTGTCGGCCAGCCCAACGCGCTCAAGCCGAAGAACCCGGTGGACATCGTCGGCGACCTGCACGCGCCGGTGCTGGGCCTCTACGGCGGCAAGGACACCGGCATCACGCAGGAACACGTGGCCCAGATGAAGGCGGCGCTGGCCGAATCGTCGAACCCGAACGCGAAGGCGTCGACGTTCGTGGTCTATCCCGACGCCGGCCACGCATTCCATGCCGACTACCGGCCCAGCTACGTCGAGGCGGCCGCCAAGGATGGCTGGCAACGCTGCCTGGCGTGGTTCCGCCAGCATCACGTGGCCTGA
- a CDS encoding ZIP family metal transporter → MVGQGPVREFIIHSTLLYILLAATISGVGSILGAALLSLTVASRVVERMVSFSVGVLLATALLHSLPEAFESGADPRALFGTLLAGLLGFFLLEKISLLRHSHHHEGDGHHHHHGHDREEAGRSGLTILVGDTFHNFADGIVIAAAFLADPHIGIVTALAIAAHEIPQEVGDFIVLLNAGFSKARAFAFNLLSSLAAILGGIVGYFLLDQLTAWIPYVLVIASSSFVYIAVSDLMPQMQRRPRLKESAVQVVLVAAGIAAIVFITNGVHEQHAHRHSQTGTEAASN, encoded by the coding sequence GTGGTCGGGCAGGGGCCGGTCCGGGAGTTCATCATCCATTCCACGCTTTTGTACATCCTGCTGGCGGCGACGATTTCGGGCGTCGGCAGCATCCTCGGGGCCGCGCTGCTGTCGCTGACCGTGGCCTCGCGCGTGGTGGAGCGCATGGTGAGCTTCTCGGTGGGCGTGCTGCTGGCAACGGCGCTGCTGCATTCGCTGCCCGAGGCGTTCGAGTCCGGCGCCGACCCGCGCGCGCTGTTCGGCACGCTGCTGGCCGGGCTGCTGGGGTTCTTTCTGCTGGAAAAGATCTCGCTGCTGCGCCACTCGCACCACCACGAGGGCGACGGGCACCATCACCACCACGGCCACGACCGCGAGGAAGCCGGCCGCAGCGGCCTGACCATCCTGGTGGGCGACACCTTCCACAACTTTGCCGATGGCATCGTGATCGCGGCGGCGTTCCTGGCCGATCCGCATATCGGCATCGTGACCGCGCTGGCCATTGCCGCGCACGAGATTCCGCAGGAGGTGGGCGACTTCATCGTGCTGCTGAACGCCGGCTTCTCGAAGGCGCGGGCGTTCGCGTTCAACCTGCTGTCGAGCCTGGCGGCCATCCTGGGCGGCATCGTCGGCTATTTCCTGCTGGACCAGCTGACGGCCTGGATTCCGTACGTGCTGGTGATTGCGTCCAGCAGCTTCGTCTACATCGCCGTCAGCGACCTGATGCCGCAGATGCAGCGCCGGCCGCGCCTGAAGGAATCGGCCGTGCAGGTGGTGCTGGTGGCGGCGGGCATCGCGGCCATCGTCTTCATCACCAATGGCGTGCACGAGCAGCACGCCCATCGCCACTCGCAGACCGGCACCGAAGCGGCGTCGAACTGA
- a CDS encoding polyprenyl synthetase family protein, with the protein MSDFATWMRAQGARTEAALDAALPSTDTIPHTLHEAMRYAVLGGGKRVRPLLVHAAGEVADAPSEACDAAACAVEMIHAYSLVHDDMPCMDDDDLRRGRPTVHKAYDEATALLVGDALQTQAFIVLAQTPALGAEARLKLVAELATASGSVGMCGGQAIDLQNVGQSMTRDALEGMHRMKTGALLRASVRMGALCGSIDAAGLAALDRYAAAVGLAFQVVDDILDVTADTATLGKTAGKDAANDKPTYVSLLGLDAARELAAQLRTDAHEALAGFGARAGRLAELADLIVLRSN; encoded by the coding sequence ATGAGTGATTTCGCTACCTGGATGCGGGCGCAGGGCGCCCGGACCGAGGCTGCCCTGGACGCGGCCCTCCCGTCCACGGACACAATTCCCCACACCTTGCATGAAGCCATGCGCTATGCTGTCCTCGGCGGTGGCAAGCGGGTGCGCCCGCTGCTGGTCCACGCTGCGGGCGAGGTGGCGGATGCGCCATCCGAGGCTTGCGACGCGGCCGCCTGCGCCGTCGAGATGATCCACGCCTACTCGCTGGTCCACGACGACATGCCGTGCATGGACGACGACGACCTGCGCCGCGGCCGGCCGACGGTCCACAAGGCCTACGACGAAGCCACGGCACTGCTGGTGGGCGATGCGCTGCAGACGCAGGCGTTCATCGTGCTGGCGCAGACGCCCGCGCTGGGCGCCGAGGCGCGGCTGAAGCTGGTGGCCGAGCTGGCCACGGCGTCCGGATCGGTGGGCATGTGCGGCGGGCAGGCGATCGACCTGCAGAACGTGGGCCAGTCCATGACCCGCGACGCGCTGGAAGGCATGCACCGCATGAAGACCGGTGCGCTGCTGCGCGCCAGCGTGCGCATGGGCGCCCTGTGCGGCAGCATCGACGCGGCCGGGCTGGCCGCGCTGGACCGGTATGCGGCGGCCGTGGGATTGGCGTTCCAGGTCGTGGACGATATTCTCGACGTGACCGCCGACACGGCGACGCTCGGCAAGACCGCCGGGAAGGATGCCGCCAACGACAAGCCGACCTACGTGTCGCTGCTTGGTCTGGATGCTGCACGCGAGCTGGCCGCCCAGCTTCGCACCGACGCCCACGAGGCGCTGGCGGGATTTGGCGCACGCGCCGGCCGGCTGGCCGAACTGGCCGACCTGATCGTGCTGCGCTCGAACTGA
- a CDS encoding sulfurtransferase: protein MPSPLISATELHDLRQQGRPVVVVDCSFDLTNPAAGREMYQQEHLPGAFYLHLDNELSGPRTGFNGRHPLPDAEMFVARMRALGVDDDALVVAYDAQGSMYAARLWWLMRWVGHGAVAVLDGGKAAWLAAGLPLEPGTTPDPDAGGSLTRRTSLVRTVDAATLVDNLAQPSLLVVDARAADRFRGENETLDPVGGHIPGAANRFFKDNLGPDGRFKPADQLRAEFGQVFGGKAPAQTVMQCGSGVTACHNLLAMEVAGLTDAALYPGSWSEWCADPQRPVATGTGT from the coding sequence ATGCCATCTCCGCTGATCTCCGCCACCGAACTCCATGACCTGCGGCAACAGGGCCGGCCGGTTGTCGTCGTCGACTGCTCGTTCGACCTGACCAACCCGGCCGCCGGCCGCGAGATGTACCAGCAGGAACATCTTCCGGGCGCCTTCTACCTGCACCTGGACAACGAACTGTCGGGCCCCAGGACGGGCTTCAACGGTCGGCACCCGCTGCCCGATGCCGAGATGTTCGTGGCGCGGATGCGCGCGCTGGGCGTCGATGACGATGCGCTGGTCGTGGCCTACGACGCGCAGGGCAGCATGTACGCGGCCCGGCTCTGGTGGTTGATGCGCTGGGTGGGCCACGGCGCCGTGGCCGTGCTCGATGGCGGCAAGGCTGCCTGGCTGGCCGCCGGACTGCCCCTGGAACCAGGCACGACGCCCGATCCGGACGCCGGCGGCAGCCTGACGCGCCGGACGTCGCTGGTGCGTACCGTCGATGCCGCCACGCTGGTCGACAACCTCGCGCAGCCGTCGCTGCTGGTCGTCGATGCCCGCGCGGCCGACCGCTTCCGCGGCGAGAACGAGACGCTCGACCCGGTCGGCGGCCATATCCCCGGCGCCGCCAACCGCTTCTTCAAGGACAACCTGGGCCCGGACGGCCGCTTCAAGCCCGCCGACCAGCTCCGCGCCGAGTTCGGCCAGGTCTTCGGCGGCAAGGCGCCGGCGCAAACGGTCATGCAGTGCGGCTCGGGCGTCACGGCCTGCCACAACCTCCTGGCGATGGAAGTGGCCGGCCTGACCGATGCGGCGCTGTACCCGGGGTCGTGGAGCGAATGGTGCGCCGACCCGCAGCGGCCGGTGGCCACCGGTACCGGCACCTGA
- a CDS encoding NAD(P)/FAD-dependent oxidoreductase, with product MSNATGREESAPTPIDKPSGGPQIAAPRPAGQAHRIIVVGGGAGGLELVTRLGDKLGKSRRAQVTLVDRMPTHIWKPLLHEVAAGSMDPNTHQLEYAAQARWHHFDFQQGELTGIDRAGKRIHVAACLDQDGTELLPARDLPYDTLVLAIGCITHFFNVPGAAEHAIALDTVDQAERFRRRLIAACVRAQNGKGRVGQDGRPRVDVAIIGAGATGVELSAELRNTAHVLNAYGLHQLDPRRDVRIHVIEAGPRILPALSERVSAETTKLLRKLDVDVFTSERVTEVTHDAVLTASGKHIDADLTVWAAGITAPGVLRTLGLPVSKMGQLVVGPTLQTETDPDIFAFGDCAAAPWPEKQTTVPPRAQAAHQQATFLYDALRARLDGKPLPKFGFKDFGSLVSLGHFSAVGSLMGGLIGGSMFIEGLMARFMYTSLYRMHVLALHGAIGMGLDTMTHWLRSKTSPRVKLH from the coding sequence ATGAGCAACGCAACAGGCAGAGAGGAAAGCGCCCCCACTCCCATCGACAAACCTTCCGGCGGCCCGCAGATCGCGGCGCCGCGTCCTGCGGGGCAAGCGCACCGGATCATCGTGGTGGGCGGCGGCGCCGGCGGACTCGAACTTGTCACGCGGCTTGGCGACAAGCTGGGCAAGTCGCGCCGCGCGCAGGTGACGCTGGTCGACCGCATGCCGACGCACATCTGGAAGCCGCTGCTGCACGAGGTGGCCGCCGGCAGCATGGACCCCAACACCCACCAGCTCGAATACGCGGCGCAGGCGCGCTGGCACCATTTCGACTTCCAGCAGGGCGAGCTGACCGGCATCGACCGCGCCGGCAAGCGCATCCACGTGGCCGCCTGCCTGGACCAGGACGGCACCGAACTGCTGCCCGCGCGCGACCTGCCGTACGACACGCTGGTGCTGGCCATCGGCTGCATCACCCATTTCTTCAACGTGCCGGGCGCGGCCGAGCATGCGATCGCGCTGGATACGGTCGACCAGGCCGAGCGCTTCCGCCGCCGGCTGATCGCGGCCTGCGTGCGGGCCCAGAACGGCAAGGGCCGCGTGGGCCAGGACGGCCGGCCGCGCGTGGACGTGGCGATCATCGGCGCGGGTGCGACGGGCGTGGAACTGTCGGCCGAGTTGCGCAACACCGCGCACGTGCTGAACGCCTACGGGCTGCACCAGCTTGACCCACGCCGCGACGTGCGTATCCATGTGATCGAGGCCGGGCCGCGCATCCTGCCCGCGCTGTCCGAGCGCGTGTCGGCCGAGACGACCAAGCTGCTGCGCAAGCTGGATGTGGACGTCTTCACGTCCGAGCGCGTGACCGAGGTGACGCACGACGCGGTGCTGACGGCCAGCGGCAAGCATATCGACGCCGACCTGACGGTCTGGGCGGCCGGCATCACGGCCCCCGGCGTGCTGCGCACGCTGGGCCTGCCCGTCAGCAAGATGGGCCAGCTCGTGGTGGGCCCGACGCTGCAGACCGAGACCGATCCCGACATCTTCGCGTTCGGCGACTGCGCCGCCGCGCCGTGGCCCGAGAAGCAGACCACGGTGCCGCCGCGCGCCCAGGCCGCGCACCAGCAGGCCACGTTCCTGTACGACGCGCTGCGGGCCCGGCTGGACGGCAAGCCGCTGCCGAAGTTCGGCTTCAAGGATTTCGGCTCGCTGGTGTCGCTGGGCCATTTCAGCGCCGTGGGCAGCCTGATGGGTGGCCTGATCGGCGGGTCGATGTTCATCGAGGGGCTGATGGCGCGCTTCATGTACACGTCGCTGTACCGGATGCACGTGCTGGCGCTGCATGGCGCGATCGGCATGGGGCTGGACACCATGACGCACTGGCTGCGCAGCAAGACCAGCCCGCGCGTGAAGCTGCACTGA